The Gemmatimonadetes bacterium SCN 70-22 genome has a segment encoding these proteins:
- a CDS encoding ester cyclase — MGATSAGRDTYATRNMELMQTLDDAWNAQDLRIFEARHRRDVVVSWPGKPPTHGIEAHNQEARDFFRAFPDQQLENRPYRVFFASGEWTCSIARFTGTFRGPMRGPDGKDIPPTGKRFDVEFCTVARWGEDGQIIEENLFYDLGGFLQQIGLGG, encoded by the coding sequence ATGGGCGCCACGTCAGCAGGGCGAGACACATACGCGACTCGCAACATGGAGCTCATGCAGACGCTCGACGATGCGTGGAACGCGCAGGACCTGAGAATCTTCGAGGCGCGACACCGCCGCGACGTGGTGGTCTCCTGGCCGGGCAAGCCGCCGACGCACGGCATCGAAGCGCACAATCAGGAAGCGCGTGACTTCTTCCGCGCGTTCCCCGACCAGCAGCTCGAGAATCGGCCCTATCGCGTGTTCTTCGCGTCGGGTGAGTGGACCTGCTCCATCGCACGATTCACCGGCACCTTCCGCGGGCCGATGCGGGGTCCGGATGGCAAGGACATCCCGCCGACGGGCAAGCGATTCGACGTGGAGTTCTGCACCGTCGCACGCTGGGGGGAGGACGGGCAGATCATCGAGGAGAATCTCTTCTACGACCTCGGAGGGTTCCTGCAGCAGATTGGCCTCGGCGGATAA